GCGATGAAGAAGACCGCACCGATTGGCCAGAACAGCTTCCCGACCCACGGCCCGCTGTTCGTGACCCTGTTGACCGTGACCATTTTGCTAGTGGGCGGCCTGACTTTCCTGCCAACGCTGGCGTTAGGCCCCATTGCTGAACACTTGAGCATGGGCTTCTAAGGGGATATGAAAATGAATATGCCTGCAAAAAATGCGGCTCCGGTGCAAACCCAGGAGCCTGCCAAAACCGCCATCTCCGCCCTGTGGCGCCCGGCGCTGGTCCAGGCGTTCGTCAAGCTGGATCCGCGTCAACTGCAACGCTCGCCGGTGATGCTGGTGGTCGAATTGACCGCCATCCTTACCACCGTGCTGTGCTTCGTACCTGACACCGCGGTGCCCACCTATGTCGCGGTGCAAATTGCGGTCTGGCTGTGGTTCACCGTGTTGTTCGCCAACTTCGCAGAAGCCTTGGCCGAAGGGCGTGGCAAGGCGCGTGCCGACAGCCTCAAGGCCGGCAGCGAAGGCTTGAGCGCTCGTCGCAAGGAGGCCGATGGCAGCTTCAAGGTCGTGCCGGCCACCAGCTTGCGCAAAGGTGATGTGGTGCGCGTGGCCGCCGGGGAAATGATCCCCGGTGACGGCGAAGTCATCGAAGGGATCGCGGCGGTCAACGAAGCGGCGATCACCGGCGAATCCGCACCGGTCATCCGCGAGTCCGGCGGCGACCGTTCGGCCGTCACCGGCAACACCCGCCTGGTGTCGGACTGGCTGCTGATCCGCATCACTGCCAACCCCGGTGAGTCCACCCTCGACCGCATGATCGCGCTGGTCGAAGGCGCCAAACGCCAGAAAACCCCCAACGAAGTCGCGCTGGATATCCTGCTGATCGGCCTGACCCTGATCTTCCTGTTGGTGGTGGTGACCTTGCAACCGTTCGCGCACTTCGCCAATGGCAGCTTGCCCCTGGTGTTCCTGGTCGCACTGCTGGTGACACTGATTCCTACAACCATTGGTGGTTTGTTGTCGGCCATCGGCATCGCCGGCATGGACCGCCTGGTGCGCCTCAATGTGATCGCCAAGTCCGGCCGTGCCGTGGAAGCGGCGGGTGACGTGCACGTGTTGCTGCTGGACAAGACCGGCACCATCACCTTCGGTAACCGTCGGTGTGCGGCGGTGGTCGCGGCGCCTGGCGTCAGCGGCAAGGAAGTCGCCGAGGGCGCGTTGTTTGCCTCCCTGGCGGATGACACGGCGGAAGGTAAATCCATCGTTGAATACCTGCGCGCCTTGCACCCGCAGGCCGAGCCCTCTGCGGATGAGCTGACCGCCGTGCCGTTCAGTGCGGAAACGCGGTTGTCCGGTGTTGACTACCAGGACCGTGTGTTCCGCAAAGGCGCGGTGGATTCGCTGCTCGCTTTTATCGGCCAGCAACGTCGTGACTTGCAACCGGCATTGTCGCGGGAAATCGACAAGATCGCCCAAAGCGGCGGTACGCCGTTGCTGGTGTGTGCCGATGGCAAGTTGCTCGGTGCGATCCACCTGAAGGACGTGGTCAAGCCCGGCATCCGTGAGCGTTTCGCCGAGCTGCGCAAACTGGGCATTCGCACCGTGATGGTCACTGGCGACAACCCGCTGACCGCTGCAGCGATTGCTGCCGAAGCGGGCGTGGACGACGTGCTGGCCGAAGCCACGCCAGAGAAAAAACTTGCGCGCATTCGCCATGAACAGAACGACGGCCGCTTGGTGGCAATGTGTGGCGACGGCGCCAACGACGCCCCGGCGCTGGCCCAGGCTGACGTCGGTATGGCCATGAATGATGGCACCCAGGCCGCCCGCGAAGCCGCCAACATGGTCGACCTCGACAGCGACCCGACCAAGCTGCTGGACGTGGTGCAGATCGGCAAGGAATTGCTGGTCACCCGTGGCGCACTGACCACCTTCTCCATTGCCAACGACGTGGCCAAGTACTTCGCGATCCTGCCGGCACTGTTCGCCTCGATCTACCCGCAATTGGGCGTGCTTAACGTGATGCACTTGCAGAGTCCGCAGAGCGCGATTCTCTCGGCCATCGTGTTCAACGCGTTGATCATCGTGGTGCTGATTCCGCTGGCGCTGCGCGGTGTGCGCGTGCAAGCGGCGAGCGCGGCGGCGTTGCTGCGGCGCAACCTGCTGATCTACGGGCTGGGCGGGATCCTGGTGCCGTTCGTGGGCATCAAGGCGATCGACATGCTGCTGACTGCGTTGCACCTGGTTTGACCCGAATCCTGTGGGTGCCAGATGGGCGCCCACAGGTTGCAATGACCGAATTGAGGAATCCGAAATGTCCAACATGATTCGCCCGGCCCTTAGCCTGCTGGTGCTCATGACCCTGATCACCGGCGTCGCTTACCCACTGGTGGTAACCGGCGTCGCCCAAGTCGCCTTCCCGGACCAGGCCAATGGCAGCCTGGTGCGTGACGACAGCGGCAAGGTGCGTGGCTCCAGCCTGATCGCCCAGGACTTTACCGGTGACAGCTGGTTCCACCCACGCCCATCAGCGGGCGCTTTCGCGACGGTTTCCAGCAGTGCCAGCAACCTTGGCCCCAGTAACCCGGCGCTGGCGACGCGCATCTTCGATGACGCAAACAAGCAACTGGTACCCAGCCAGGGGCCCGTACCTTTGGCATCGCTGACTACCTCTGGCAGCGGTCTTGATCCACACTTGCCACCGCAGGCGATTGCCTATCAACTGGCGCGAGTGGCGGCGGCGCGGAATGTACCGGTATCGACCTTGCAGCGCTTGCTCGATGAGCACATTGAAAGCCCGCTGGTAGGGCCGCCGGTGGTGAATGTGCTGGCGCTGAACATGGCGCTGGAAAAGCTGTAACCCGATCAATACCTGAAGGACACTGCCCGCATGAGCGACTCCGGCCGCGCCGATGCCCTGTTAGCCGATCTGCCCCGGGACGGCCGTGGCCGGCTCAAAGTCTTCCTCGGTGCCGCGCCGGGTGTGGGCAAGACCTACGCCATGCTTCAGGCTGCGCACACTCAGTTGCGCCAAGGCGTGCGGCTGATTGCCGGTGTGGTCGAGACCCACGGCCGCGCCGAGACCGAAGCCTTGCTCAGTGGCCTGCCGCAACAGCCTTTGTTGCGCAGCGAATACCGCGGGGTGATGCTCGAAGAAATGGACCTCGATGGCCTGCTCGCCGCCAAGCCCAAGCTGGTGTTGGTGGACGAGCTCGCCCATAGCAACGCGCCCGGCAGTCGCCATGAAAAGCGCTGGCAAGACATCCAGGAATTGCTCGCCGCTGGCATCAACGTATTTACCACGGTCAACGTCCAGCACCTGGAAAGCCTCAACGACCAGGTGCGCGGTATCACCGGCGTGCAGGTGCGCGAAACCCTTCCCGATTGGGTGCTGCAAGAGGCCGACGAACTGCTGCTGATCGACCTGCCGTCCCGCGAGCTGCTGGAGCGCCTGCGTGACGGCAAGGTCTATGTGCCGGAGCAGGCCCGCGCGGCCATCGATGCGTTTTTCACCCAGACCAACCTCATGGCCTTGCGCGAGCTGGCGATGCAAACCGCCGCCGCCCACGTCGATGACGACTTGGCCCAGGGCTACCGCCAGCTTGGCCAGGCCGCGCCGGCGGTGCGCGGTCGCTTGCTGGTGGGCGTGGATGGCGATGCACAGGCCGAACGTCTGGTGCGCCATGCCAGTCGCGTTGCCCAGCGTCGGCATTTGCCGTGGAGCCTGGTGCATATCGATAACGGCCGTGCGCGGGATGAGCAGTCGCGACTGCGCTTGCAGAATGCTCAGCAATTGGCCGAGCGACTGGGCGGTGAGGTGGTGTTGCTGCGGGCGGGGGAGGTGGCCAAGACACTGATCCAGCATGCTGCTGAACGTCGCGCCAGCCTGTTGCTGGTGGGGCAGTCGCGGATGCGTTGGCGGCGTCGCTTGTTTGGCGGTGGCCTGGCCGCGCGGTTGTTGCGTAATGCGCGAGGCCTGGAAATCAACGTCCTCGACAGCGACGACATCCCAGCACCGCCGCGTTTGCCGGATGTGCGCGGGCTGGTGTGGTTCGACTATGCGCTGGCGGTGGTGGCGACGGTGGTGGCGGCTGCGGTGGCGTGGGCGGTGTCCAGCGTCTTGCCGCTGCCGAATATCTCGCTGGTGTTTCTCGCCGCCGTGCTGCTGGTGGCGGTGCGCAGCAGCCTGGGGCCATCGCTGGTGTGCGCGGCGTTGTCGTTCCTGACCTATGACTTTCTGTTTATCCCGCCGAATTTTTCCTTCGCCATCCAGCGCGAAGAAGATGTGCTGACCCTGTTGTTCTTCCTGTTGATGGCGGCGTTGACCGGCAACCTGGCCGCGCGTCAACGCCGGCAGTTGCAGGCATTGCGCGATACCCAGGAGGAAACCAGCGAACTGCTCGACTTGTCGCGCAAACTCACCGCCGCCACCGATCGCCAGGCCGTAGTCAGCGCCGCTGCACACCATTTGCAAGGCTGGAGCGACCTGGACCTGTGCCTGGTCAATCGCGATGGGCAGGGCGGTTGGACCATCGAGACCGGCGGCCCGCTGACACTGACCGAAGCCGAGCGCGCTGCGGCCGATTGGGCCTGGCAGCACGACCAGCCGGCGGGCATGGGCACCGGCACCTTGCCGTTCGGGCGTTGGTGGTGGTGGCCATTGTCAGGGGAGGAGGGCCCGCTGGGGTTGCTCGGCGTCAGTCCCAAGCCCGGCCTGGAGTTGAGCGGCCAACGCCGGCGTTTGCTCACAGCCCTTAGCCAACCCTTGGCCCAGGCGTTGGCACGGGCGCAACTGGCCC
The genomic region above belongs to Pseudomonas azotoformans and contains:
- the kdpB gene encoding potassium-transporting ATPase subunit KdpB; translated protein: MNMPAKNAAPVQTQEPAKTAISALWRPALVQAFVKLDPRQLQRSPVMLVVELTAILTTVLCFVPDTAVPTYVAVQIAVWLWFTVLFANFAEALAEGRGKARADSLKAGSEGLSARRKEADGSFKVVPATSLRKGDVVRVAAGEMIPGDGEVIEGIAAVNEAAITGESAPVIRESGGDRSAVTGNTRLVSDWLLIRITANPGESTLDRMIALVEGAKRQKTPNEVALDILLIGLTLIFLLVVVTLQPFAHFANGSLPLVFLVALLVTLIPTTIGGLLSAIGIAGMDRLVRLNVIAKSGRAVEAAGDVHVLLLDKTGTITFGNRRCAAVVAAPGVSGKEVAEGALFASLADDTAEGKSIVEYLRALHPQAEPSADELTAVPFSAETRLSGVDYQDRVFRKGAVDSLLAFIGQQRRDLQPALSREIDKIAQSGGTPLLVCADGKLLGAIHLKDVVKPGIRERFAELRKLGIRTVMVTGDNPLTAAAIAAEAGVDDVLAEATPEKKLARIRHEQNDGRLVAMCGDGANDAPALAQADVGMAMNDGTQAAREAANMVDLDSDPTKLLDVVQIGKELLVTRGALTTFSIANDVAKYFAILPALFASIYPQLGVLNVMHLQSPQSAILSAIVFNALIIVVLIPLALRGVRVQAASAAALLRRNLLIYGLGGILVPFVGIKAIDMLLTALHLV
- the kdpC gene encoding potassium-transporting ATPase subunit KdpC — its product is MSNMIRPALSLLVLMTLITGVAYPLVVTGVAQVAFPDQANGSLVRDDSGKVRGSSLIAQDFTGDSWFHPRPSAGAFATVSSSASNLGPSNPALATRIFDDANKQLVPSQGPVPLASLTTSGSGLDPHLPPQAIAYQLARVAAARNVPVSTLQRLLDEHIESPLVGPPVVNVLALNMALEKL
- a CDS encoding sensor histidine kinase, which gives rise to MSDSGRADALLADLPRDGRGRLKVFLGAAPGVGKTYAMLQAAHTQLRQGVRLIAGVVETHGRAETEALLSGLPQQPLLRSEYRGVMLEEMDLDGLLAAKPKLVLVDELAHSNAPGSRHEKRWQDIQELLAAGINVFTTVNVQHLESLNDQVRGITGVQVRETLPDWVLQEADELLLIDLPSRELLERLRDGKVYVPEQARAAIDAFFTQTNLMALRELAMQTAAAHVDDDLAQGYRQLGQAAPAVRGRLLVGVDGDAQAERLVRHASRVAQRRHLPWSLVHIDNGRARDEQSRLRLQNAQQLAERLGGEVVLLRAGEVAKTLIQHAAERRASLLLVGQSRMRWRRRLFGGGLAARLLRNARGLEINVLDSDDIPAPPRLPDVRGLVWFDYALAVVATVVAAAVAWAVSSVLPLPNISLVFLAAVLLVAVRSSLGPSLVCAALSFLTYDFLFIPPNFSFAIQREEDVLTLLFFLLMAALTGNLAARQRRQLQALRDTQEETSELLDLSRKLTAATDRQAVVSAAAHHLQGWSDLDLCLVNRDGQGGWTIETGGPLTLTEAERAAADWAWQHDQPAGMGTGTLPFGRWWWWPLSGEEGPLGLLGVSPKPGLELSGQRRRLLTALSQPLAQALARAQLAQELESARLHGETEQLRSALLASVSHDLRTPLTSMRGSIDSLLALGEAIPLEDRRELLEGTRDEAERLDRYIQNLLDMTRLGHGALKLARDWVSPGDIVGSALGRLRAVLAPLQVSTDVPPELPLLYVHAALIEQALVNVLENAARFSPPQGRLQLSAGVADNQLFFAVADEGPGIPEDERAKIFDMFYTAARGDRGGQGTGLGLAICQGMVGAHGGHISVADGIDGRGTCITLFLPLPTQPGLEREA